Proteins encoded within one genomic window of Triticum aestivum cultivar Chinese Spring chromosome 2D, IWGSC CS RefSeq v2.1, whole genome shotgun sequence:
- the LOC123053418 gene encoding trihelix transcription factor ASIL2, translated as MDDDDNSPSPSLSPASSSPLPVASALPVADPVTVASAPPGGPLTLALPIQKHGSYPSHGGGGGGGGGREDAWSEGATSALIDAWGERFVALGRGSLRHPQWQEVAEAVSSRDNYSKAPKSDVQCKNRIDTLKKKYKIERAKPVSSWQFYDRLDVLLAPTYNQKPAAHPNGRNAVPTALRAGFPQRSRTPLMPASAPVKRRAPSPELSASSESSDGFPPEPALPAANGKRRRTDEGRVDGFSGGDRSQGMRELAQAIRRFGEAYERVETAKLEQAAETERQRLDFARELESQRVQFFLNTQKELSQGKSHISPAAAASHSQVGAATVGGSSRRMASVPDSTSRRMAPFPDARTSSNHHDRYRASDGSRHHHRPALRPHYQYHESNMADSAAASDGEQSDEEEEEEDDDNEEESQ; from the coding sequence ATGGACGACGACGACAACTCCCCGTCGCCCTCCctctcgccggcctcctcctcgccgctcCCGGTCGCCTCCGCGCTCCCCGTCGCCGACCCCGTCACCGTCGCCTCCGCGCCGCCCGGCGGCCCCCTGACGCTCGCGCTCCCGATCCAGAAGCACGGGTCCTACCCTagccacggcggcggcgggggcgggggcgggggcaggGAGGATGCGTGGAGCGAGGGCGCCACCTCCGCGCTCATCGACGCCTGGGGGGAGCGCTTCGTCGCGCTCGGCCGCGGCAGCCTCCGCCACCCCCAGTGGCAGGAGGTCGCCGAAGCCGTCTCCTCCCGGGACAACTACTCCAAGGCCCCCAAGTCCGACGTGCAGTGCAAGAACCGCATCGACACGCTCAAGAAGAAGTACAAGATCGAGAGGGCCAAGCCGGTCTCGTCGTGGCAGTTCTACGACCGCCTCGACGTGCTCCTCGCCCCCACCTACAACCAGAAGCCGGCCGCCCACCCTAACGGACGGAACGCGGTGCCCACGGCGCTGCGCGCGGGCTTCCCCCAGCGCAGCCGCACGCCGCTGATGCCGGCCTCGGCGCCCGTCAAGCGGAGGGCGCCGTCTCCGGAGCTGTCGGCTTCGTCTGAGTCGTCCGACGGGTTCCCGCCGGAGCCTGCGCTCCCGGCGGCGAATGGCAAGAGGAGGAGGACGGACGAGGGGCGCGTGGATGGCTTCAGCGGCGGTGACCGTTCTCAGGGCATGCGAGAGCTAGCGCAGGCGATACGACGCTTTGGTGAGGCCTACGAGCGCGTGGAGACAGCGAAGCTGGAGCAGGCCGCCGAGACGGAGCGCCAGCGTCTGGACTTCGCACGGGAGCTTGAATCGCAACGCGTGCAGTTCTTCCTTAATACGCAGAAGGAGCTCTCACAGGGCAAGAGCCACATCTCTCCCGCTGCGGCTGCCTCCCACTCCCAGGTAGGTGCCGCCACTGTTGGTGGCTCATCTAGGAGGATGGCGTCTGTACCAGATTCCACATCGAGAAGAATGGCACCGTTTCCTGATGCCCGGACGAGCAGCAATCACCATGACCGGTACCGTGCCAGCGACGGGAGCAGACACCATCACCGCCCTGCCCTTCGCCCGCATTATCAGTACCATGAGAGCAATATGGCCGACTCTGCAGCTGCCAGCGACGGGGAGCAgagcgatgaggaggaggaggaagaggacgatgacaatgaAGAAGAGAGCCAGTGA